Within Planococcus citri chromosome 2, ihPlaCitr1.1, whole genome shotgun sequence, the genomic segment gggagtgagACTTGGTAGCGATTTTgctgaaaagtgagaattttcgttgaaaagaaaaactttgataattttagcaaaatgcaagACAATTGGTCAttcaattattggcaaaaaattaaattttttctgaatttttgtttaaaaagttctattttgcaactttttgaaaaaaagtgaaacgatttgacaatttttaacgaaaaagcCAAACCTTAGGGCACtcaatttctgggaaaaaaagtgagacttttcagcaattttgcttcaaaaagtgagatttttaaacaattttttttgaaaagcaagatttttcaacattattgacaatatattaaaaaagatactttttcgcaatttttgttggaaaagcgaaacattttttttttgtttttggcaattttagacAACTTTTTGCGAGAActcacaatttttgacaattttttttagcaaaaaatgaagctttttttgcaactttgaaaaagtgaaattgctgctcacaattttttgcaaaaagcgagGCCTCGAAACTTGGcaagaaaaataatacaaaacatCGAATAGGTATAAATATTCAGTAagtaaattataataaaatttcactcATCTAACGTTAtattctctacaacttttcCTTTCCCTTTTCTCTACCAATCTCCATCTACCATTACCAAtttggcgagaaaaaaaaatcaagtcaacaAAACCGCGATATTCCGCGCGTTTATTTGACGAAGGAACAAATACGCAGCGCAGCACTTCTTGACACAAACACAACAGAGTAAAATCCTttcgtcgattaaaaaaaaaaaagaaaaaaaatgaattcaaaaaagcaaaacgagaaaaagaaaagaaaaacaacacgTACTAATCCCCTACTTCAGTTTAACTCCAGCATCCAGCCGCGCCGTTTCTCGagaaagattttttaataaacGAAGTACACACTGAAAATGGGTAGATGAGGGAGTGGAATGGGTTAGGTTAGGGTAGGGTAGGGTTTACCTTCGTTGCAATTTTCAACGAGTATTTCCTAGCctttcttcgtcgtcgtcgcgctCTGGTGTTTAACGTTTTAATGATTAATACACGCGACGCGAGCGGAATTGGCTGGCGCCTTCGCCTTCTTTACTCTTGTTCATCGTCGTTTTGTTTACACATTTTCAAAtctcaaagtaaaaaattttgcgCTAATTGAAATTGCTTCTTCGGCGAAAAAGTcgtttaataaaattaattgaaattattcgcTTCCTCTACCTGCAGAAAGGGTAGGTACATCTAAGTTGttcaaaaaagttaaattaaaaattactactACTAGCGCCGGCCGCGAATAACACGTTTGAAAACTCTCTTCAGGAAAACGATAAACGACGAAGAGGgatcgacaaaaaaaatagaGGGTTTTGACACGATGCGGAGTGAAAGTCAGTGACACAGGCGTGCACACATTCGAAGGTATAGGTTCTTTTATGCCGAACAAGACGACAAAGTACCTAAATTTAACCTCTTTCACCTCGTTCATTCATCAAATACCCGTATCAACCCGACAGCGGACCTGTAATTAACCCATTTTCTACGATCAATCtcctcaaaatcgaaaatattcatGTACTTTCACAAGCTGAACTCTCCATCCTCaaaatttgactcaatttttcatacatacaaagcagagtaaaaaaataaactaactTTCGTATGCAGCCTGCGTGCGGATTTAAATCACAGTAACGTTGCCAAATGAACAGCTCATTTACTTCGGTCGCTGGTGGCATCGATGGAAAAACCCAGAATGCATAAAATGCCCGCCAGAAGAGggttaacgaaaaaaaaaaaaaaaaaaaaacgagtatttccgtttaaacgaaaaataaacaaatgcgACAAGAATATTCAATTTGTAAAACGATTCCTGTCTGAGCTAGTCGTATTATCAGCGTAGGTTCGAGAAAGCGGTGAAAAAATGCTTGAGAAATATCCTTTCTGTGGTTGGAAGGGCCGAAGAGGTGCAAGGATTGGGAGAAAAGGGGGGAGTAACACGCGCCAGcgagattttcattttcgaatttctcgtAGGAAATTTTGGGTAACACGAGAACATGTTTCGATTATATACGCAAAATACGCGAATTTCGATACAAATTCTAGAGATCTAAAGTAAAAGAAATGTGACCGTGAGGCCTACCTGAATAGAATAAATCCGATTCCCATGACTGCTGCTCGGCGTACATCGTCGTTCACGTCTGatacctgaaaaaaataatagaattcTATGagtttgtaaattgaaaaataatggtaGGTACATTACAACGAAATGCTAACTGCTTAGTAAGGCCTTCCAAATCTCTCTTATTTCGGgttattgctcaaaaaaaaagtgagatgttcaaaaacatactattcgaaaTATTATTGCATCactctgaaaatattttcacatttttaaccTCTTATAGGGGGTTTGGGAGACATGGAAGTggtcagatcaaaaaaatgaagtcatattcgtgttcagaatattcgaaaacatactattcgatatatcacacgatttcgatatttcttttttcaaatttgcccaaaattagggggagggggtgccctCATCCATTGAAGGTCTCCATTTTGAACAGGGTatatatttaacattttcaaagacATGGATTTTTATAACGgaaataagtacaaaaaaaaatcatagattaATTCGAGTTGAATTTGCCAAAATCAGTTCAAAATGCATCTAAAATAATTCTCTAATCAAAGAAAACCTATGATAGGAGAATTTCTTGCTCTTCGATTTGTTCTTCCCAATTTTTTCCAGGGGAGCCTTTggtaatccccccccccttccttccAAATCGTATTTCTGCAGGGAACATTGCAATTTAATGAACAAATGATCATTTTCAGTTCAAAGGAAAGAGATGGCAAGTGACCTGAAtatgattttgatcaaaatttggttggggaggggggggtttATCTCTTTCAAAGCCTtcactttcaaaaatagaataaatcGAAACCATACATTCAAAACATTCAAAGCACTTTctgcagcatttttcaaatcattttattgatgccaatttttgctccccccccccacctttcTCGAAAACCTCAGGATTAAGATGACCAgatcgaaaaacaaaattgatattCAGACTCAACgctcccgaaaaaaaaaaacaaaaaaaaacgataagtCACATGgcatcatattttttcatcttcaggaCCAAAGTGGGGTGCCTAAGGTAGGGGTTGaaggggtccaatcaaaaaaccAAGTTGATATTCGGACTCAGTGTCCCAAATAACCTAATAAATGACATGTCACACGATattatcgttttcaaaaatctttagGATCAAACTGCGGTGACTAAGGTGAAGTTTGGAAAGGTCAGATCAAAAAACCAAGTTGATATTCTGACTCaacgacccaaaaaacctaacaaacgatatgtaacacgacataattatttttttaaatcttcaagACTGAATTGGGATGCCTAAGGTAAGAGTAGGAGAGGTCAGATCAAAAAACCAAGTTCATATTCAGACTCAACGtccaaaaaaaccaaacaaacaatACGTCACAcgatattatcattttttcaaatcttcagaACCGCATAGGGGTGCTTTTGGCGGAGGTTGAAGGggtcaaataaaaaaactaaGTTGATATTCGGGTTCAACGACcccaaaaacctaacaaacgatatgtcacacggcaTTGTCATTTTTCTAAACCTTCAAGACCACATTGGGGTGCCTGTGGCAGGGGATGGAGgggtaaaatcaaaaaaccgagtCGATATTCGGACTCAACATATCTAagaacctaacaaacgatacgtcacacgacattattttcaattttttatctagTCAAAATTGCCTCCCCCACTCCTTTTTGGAATAAACAGcccaattattcaatttttcatacagGTATGTACTTCGATTTGAAGCAGATTAAGGTTGGAACAATggtcgaataaatttttcgaaccgtggaactggagaaaattgaaatttccccaggGAATGCCCCCTCTTCCCCCTCTCCTCGTTCAATGATAAGAGgtgggtttcatttttttttttttttttttttttttttcattttatatgaaTGAGAAGTACGCAAAAGAACTGCCTTAAAAAATGGATCAGGctaattttgtgaattttttttgagttggaggaaagtttttggaaattatttttttttccagacCAAAATTTGGACCTTTTTTAACCTCCCTCCCCACCATAAAAGGAACCCCTCCGCCAGAATTTTTTGGGGTCAAAATCTAAAAACCTTGGACCTATTACATGAAATTGCAACACCAcatctttgaaaaaacattccaaataatcaaaatttcaattattctattttccaaagttgaaaaaaaaattatactcagattttcacttcaaataatacttttttcgaaaatagaaaatatttctcagatttacaatttcaataaatcaagtttttaaaatattattcaaaaaattaaaaatttcatgttcggattttcacttcaaatatttttttttcgcaaattaaaaatattaaattttcacttcaaatgATATTACTTTCGCAAAAAATGTAATCCTTCtactatttttgcaaaaatgtaccCTTTATCTTTACAGATTCACGACTTTTCAAGAAATAGAAATATTGTCGTTAGCCCAACCAGCCACAAAAAAATCCCATACCAAAGAGAAACGACGTTTTCTCCGCATGTTATAATATTCCATTTGTTTTATGCCCCAGATCCGATGAACTTTAACGAAGAAATGCATCATTTATAACCGAACAATTCATCGCAGAAACCAATTTGAGAAACCCCtttgatgataaaaattacaatagaCGTAATTTAAAAAACCTTGTACGAGTATGAAGTATGAATAAATATTCAAAGATACGTATGCaacttggtgaaatttcatATCATTCGTTCTTTTTCTTAGAAAAGACGGAGCAGGGACGAGTATGGTTGAAAACGAGAGTAAACTCACCGCGAAATGAAGTAATTTGCGTATAGCATAATTACTTCCGGTACCGCAGAACGCTGTAGCAATTGTATACATTCCGGATCTTCGTAGATTGGCGTCTTTATCCTGGCATAAGGTGTTGATGACTCCTTCGGCGTCTTCGAGGGCTCCGTACATGATGAGTGAGATACCGACGGCTAAACCACGTAGGATTTTCTCGTGTTGAGTTTCTTGGGCGTACTATACAGGTGGGAAAAAACACAAGAGTATTAGGATGAGTGATTCATGTGAAACGTAGCAATAAAAATGTTTGTTGAAGATGATGATATTACGGAGATCATGTCGTTAATGACTGAGTACGACTTGGAACCGATCATCAGCATGCCCATAGCTAAGGAGGCGGCTTCTCCGGTAACGGCGTCGTCTTggtataaattaaatttcagctgaTCGTAGATATCCATTCGATTAGTGCCCATGGCCGATAAACCGATACCTAAAGCGCCGCCGTGACGAACGACCTAGAAAAATGAGACCAAATTAGTGTGTTTTTGGCTACAGAAgcgaaattttgattgttgGGAGATATGTGTACCTCGTTTTGAGCTTCTTTGAGCTGGCCCAAGAGGTAATCGTTGATAGCGGTACCGTGATTGGCGTGAATTAAACCGAGAGCGTATAATCCGCCTCCTTCGGAGTAGCCAGAAGTTGGACCCGTTTCTCTAGGCAAGTAACTTTGCATTAAGCTGAGAGCTTCGTGCTCGTGACCGTGGTGAATGACTCCGAGAGACGCAGTAGCTGTTAATTTGGCCCAGTTCGTGGCACGAGAAAGCCATTCCAAGTTATCTCTGCGAATTTCGTCGATCGTCGATTAGAAAAATGGTAATTTCGAGCATAAAATTgggtttttgaaatgaaattacctCAGAAACTGGTCGCTAGTGGTACCAGCGTGCATGAATCCATTAGCTATGACGGTGGCTGTATGACAAACGCTGACTCTGATAGCttctttggtatttttcaaaattaacatatCGGTTTTATTACTACggattaaaaattgcaaatgtaaCTCGATCGACTGCTCGCCGCTCAAAATACTGGTTAGTTTTTGGATATGATCTTGTTGTCGTTTCTCTTCGTCGCTCTGTAACgaaattaaatcattttaattttcaatttagattttttaatcattaataaattttatttcgacagaaattttgatttcatatcTTTCGATATCGTCTTTtctccattttaaaaataaaattttcaataaaaacaccgaaaacgattttttaaagacgaaattgaaaaatatgggCTCAGagctcattttgaaattagtcGAGATAATAAAATGATACGAAAAAAATCTCCGTACCAAATTTTCTACACGTTTTTCGACATGTTCCTCGATGGAAGTGGTAGCACTATCGGTGGATGTTCCTCCGGTCGCCTGAGAAGCTTCAGAGGTGCCTTCAACGGGTACAGTAACAATATGATGGGCAGCCGACGGCACAGGTGCAGTAACTCTTAAGGCCTCGATAACTCGCCAAAGGAATTGCTGCGGTGCTGATTCGTACATATCGAAAGCAATTTGATAAGCCATCAGATTACTTTCCTGTAAAAACAAACATTCGATTTAATAATTCGACTCGAAACACTTCGATTAAAAAATATGCCCTGTGGAATCGATGCTTACTTCAGACTGCTTGCTCAATTTCTCTAAAACTTTGGCTACGGAATCGGGATCGTCGAGGAATATAAAACATTGACACATATTTACGTAATCTGGGATTTCTAGGTCACGATACAAAGTAACTAATTCACGTAAAACGCAATCTCTGAATTTACGACTTTCAATAGTACTCAACGCCAATCCCAAGGCGTACGCTAGCATACCAGCGACGTCATCCTGCGAAGAAAAAGAACGAATATGAACATCGCAGAGGCTCGATTGAATATAAATACAACCGGAGATCGAATACTACTAACGGAACTggtgatggaatttttgaagatatcCATACGACGTGTTTCCAAGCCTAAGCCTAGAGCTTGTTTGTACTGACCATCGTCGATGCATCTTTTAACCATACGATTTACTATTTCTACCAATCTGGCGTCAACTTCGACGTTCTCGTCGATTTTTTCGAACCGTTCGCATTGGTTTTGAATGTAGAGATCGATACATTTAGCTGAAACACGTGGAAAATCCGTTAATAAGTAACAATTGGGTATATTCCGGTGACTTGTTCGAAGAATGGTGTACTAACCGATGATAGTTTCAACGTATTCGGATCTATCATTCACGTCGAAGAGGTTACCAGCACATAGAGCATAGTGAACCGAATCGTTGAACGCTCCTAAATGATAGTAAACCTTGCTGGCGACCAACGCAGCTAGTTTTTGCTCATTGAATCCTTTATCTTCGTATAATATTTCGCTGAAACAGTAAAACACATCATGTAACGGAGCTCGGATCACAAAATCTATCCAAAGTGATACGAGAACtcacattttttgaatggaTTCCGAGATCTCGGGCCAAAACTCATCGACAATGAAGTCCAACTTCTTCAAGGCGTAAGCCTTCAGCTGCGACATGGGCTCATCGAGCAACGATATAACTCCAGCTGTAAACATACCAAACACAATCGATTAATAACGATGAAACAAAATAACCAGCCGAAAAAACTATTCTACGGGATTTTCTTCGAAGAAAATTCGACGATGAGTCGTTATCAGAGGCGAAACTTGTGCAATAATTCGCACATGTGATGCTAACTGATAAAAATCACGattcggtgattttttgaaaaacacgtgGCGAAATGATGGAAATATCTGTTGAGAAACACTTCGATGGGAAGTTTAGTTTCGAAAATGAACAAAAGCCGGCTGAGCTTTTGCATACTTTCAGCATGACTTGCAATTTTCAACATGATTCGCAGCAAATCGAAGAACAAAAGATGACTAACGAAGGGAAACGGTGTGGAGGAATTTATAGAAAGTACGGTTACCTGCTGAAGTTATATTcatggtggaaaaaaatcactgtacgattaaatttcaaattataaatacCGAATTACAAAATACAACATTAACAAACAAGTTTGAATACGCGCACTTCACTCGAATTCTAATATCACATCATCATCCTCGGCGCACAGACTGATACTGAGAGAGGACATCTTTCTAGCGTAGAAACTGGAAGAGTGGATCGGCCATTTTGTTCTGGTTCTTGAACAATGAAGGCGAACTTGGGATTTTGattaaatgttcatttttgtacTTGAATGGACCGGAAAAGTGTTAAAGTAATAAATGATGGATTTAAAT encodes:
- the Rpn2 gene encoding 26S proteasome non-ATPase regulatory subunit 1; its protein translation is MNITSAAGVISLLDEPMSQLKAYALKKLDFIVDEFWPEISESIQKIEILYEDKGFNEQKLAALVASKVYYHLGAFNDSVHYALCAGNLFDVNDRSEYVETIIAKCIDLYIQNQCERFEKIDENVEVDARLVEIVNRMVKRCIDDGQYKQALGLGLETRRMDIFKNSITSSDDVAGMLAYALGLALSTIESRKFRDCVLRELVTLYRDLEIPDYVNMCQCFIFLDDPDSVAKVLEKLSKQSEESNLMAYQIAFDMYESAPQQFLWRVIEALRVTAPVPSAAHHIVTVPVEGTSEASQATGGTSTDSATTSIEEHVEKRVENLSDEEKRQQDHIQKLTSILSGEQSIELHLQFLIRSNKTDMLILKNTKEAIRVSVCHTATVIANGFMHAGTTSDQFLRDNLEWLSRATNWAKLTATASLGVIHHGHEHEALSLMQSYLPRETGPTSGYSEGGGLYALGLIHANHGTAINDYLLGQLKEAQNEVVRHGGALGIGLSAMGTNRMDIYDQLKFNLYQDDAVTGEAASLAMGMLMIGSKSYSVINDMISYAQETQHEKILRGLAVGISLIMYGALEDAEGVINTLCQDKDANLRRSGMYTIATAFCGTGSNYAIRKLLHFAVSDVNDDVRRAAVMGIGFILFRTPEQCPSVVSLLAESYNPHVRYGAAMALGIACAGTGLKEAIALLDPLTNDSVNFVRQGALIASAMILIQQTEGLCPKVKDFRTLYAKVITDKHEDVMSKFGAILAQGIIDAGGRNVTISLESRTGHVNMKAVAGMMLFIQHWYWFPLAHCLALAFTPTAIIALNSKLKMPKIEFRSNAKPSLFGYTPPLEEKKKDDREKVATAVLSIAARAKKRGVSVKHVLETPSAAVPSTLSVSNVASALSSSSSTSSSSSNATASNAAEKMDVDEVKEDDKKKEDKDSKDKEKEKDGEKKPEEKKPEPNFEILSNPARVMNQQLKHLQLVEENAYKPLKDITIGGIILFRHVKKSHEDKEELVEPVAAFGPKLDDEKEADPPEPFEFKDE